One Aegilops tauschii subsp. strangulata cultivar AL8/78 chromosome 7, Aet v6.0, whole genome shotgun sequence genomic window carries:
- the LOC109767385 gene encoding uncharacterized protein has protein sequence MEAYLAEVRKIGKQFLGLELQHVPRGTNKQADDIAKRASRRLPQEPGVFEERLFEPLAAPLPMEPAPLQEELPEPPASGAPACGPTSGARLLLALEPQEGCWTEEFKAYLVRGALPEKEEDAERVAWQATAYYIQDGELYRKRPNDVSLRCISRKQGNELLADIHVGDCGHHSSS, from the coding sequence atggaggcatacctcgcggaagTACGCAAAATAGggaagcagttcctgggcctggagcTACAGCACGTGCCTCGTGGCACCAACAAGCAGGCCGatgacatcgccaagagggcatcCAGGCGCCTGCCTCAGGAGCCTGGCGTCTTTGAGGAACGACTCTTCGAGCCTTTGGCAGCTCCTCTGCCTATGGAACCGGCGCCACTTCAGGAGGAACTCCCCGAGCCACCAGCCTCGGGAGCCCccgcctgcggcccgacctcaggagcgcgCTTGCTCCTAGCGcttgagcctcaggaggggtgctggactgAGGAGTTCAAGGCATACTTGGTGCGAGGAGCGCTAccagagaaggaagaggacgccgAGCGCGTAGCCTGGCAAGCTACGGCATACTACATTCAGGACGGTGAGCTTTACAGGAAACGACCAAATGATGTTTCTTTGCGGTGCATCTCCAGGAAGCAGGGGAACgagctgctagctgacatacacgtcggggactgcgggcatcactcgtcGTCATGA